A region of Neovison vison isolate M4711 chromosome 7, ASM_NN_V1, whole genome shotgun sequence DNA encodes the following proteins:
- the AXL gene encoding tyrosine-protein kinase receptor UFO isoform X1, with translation MGRVPLAWCLALCCWGCVAPKGAQAETDPFVGSPRNITGARGLMGTLRCELQVQGEPPEVTWLRDGQVLELADSTQTQVPLGEDGQDDWKVVSQLRISSLQLSDAGWYQCAVVLGGKTFVSQPGFVGLEGLPYFLEEPEDRTVAANTPFNLSCRAQGPPEPVDLLWLQDAVPLTRAMSHGPQQTLRVPGLNKTSSFSCEAHNAKGVTTSRTATITVLPQRPRDLHLVSRQPTELEVAWTPGLSGIYPLTHCTLQAVLSDDGVGVWLGEPDPPEEPVTLQASVPPHRLRLGSLRPHTPYHIRVACTSSQGPSPWTHWLPVETPEGVPLGPPENVSAMRNGSQALVRWQEPRAPLQGTLLGYRLAYRGQDTPEVLMDIGLKREVILELRGDGTVPNLTVCVAAYTAAGDGPWSLPVPLEPWRPGQGQPVHQLVSEPPAPAFSWPWWYVLLGAVVAAGCVLILALFLVHRRRKETRYGEVFEPTVERGELVVRYRVRKSYSRRTTEATLNSLGISEELKEKLRDVMVDRHKVALGKTLGEGEFGAVMEGQLNQDDSILKVAVKTMKIAICTRSELEDFLSEAVCMKEFDHPNVMRLIGVCFQGSEREGFPAPVVILPFMKHGDLHSFLLYSRLGDQPVFLPTQMLVKFMADIASGMEYLSTKRFIHRDLAARNCMLNENMSVCVADFGLSKKIYNGDYYRQGRIAKMPVKWIAIESLADRVYTSKSDVWSFGVTMWEIATRGQTPYPGVENSEIYDYLCQGNRLKQPVGCLDGLYALMSRCWELNPRDRPSFSELREDLEKTLKALPPAQEPDEILYVNMDEGGGHPEPLGAAGGADPPTQPDPKDSCSCLTAAEVHPAGRYVLCPSTAPGPTLPTDRSSSPPPGQEDGA, from the exons ATGGGCAGGGTCCCGCTGGCCTGGTGCTTGGCGCTGTGCTGCTGGGGATGCGTGGCCCCCAAGG GAGCACAGGCTGAGACAGACCCTTTTGTGGGGAGTCCAAGGAACATCACAGGTGCCCGGGGACTCATGGGGACCCTTCGGTGCGAACTCCAGGTTCAGGGGGAGCCCCCTGAAGTGACCTGGCTCCGGGATGGACAGGTGCTAGAGCTGGCAGACAGTACccagacccaggtgcccctgggtgaaGACGGGCAGGATGACTGGAAAGTGGTCAGCCAACTCAG AATCTCCTCCCTGCAGCTCTCAGACGCGGGGTGGTACCAGTGTGCGGTGGTCCTGGGAGGAAAAACCTTCGTGTCCCAGCCTGGCTTCGTTGGGCTGGAGG gcctgcctTACTTCCTGGAGGAGCCTGAGGACAGGACTGTGGCCGCCAACACCCCCTTCAATCTGAGCTGCCGGGCACAGGGGCCCCCAGAGCCTGTGGACCTTCTCTGGCTCCAGGATGCGGTCCCCCTGACTCGGGCCATGAGCCATGGCCCCCAGCAAACGCTTAGAGTTCCAG GCTTGAACAAGACATCTTCTTTCTCCTGCGAAGCCCATAACGCCAAGGGGGTCACCACGTCCCGCACGGCCACCATCACAG TGCTTCCCCAGCGGCCCCGTGACCTCCACCTGGTTTCCCGCCAGCCCACAGAGCTGGAGGTGGCTTGGACCCCAGGCCTGAGCGGCATCTACCCCCTCACGCACTGCACCCTGCAG gccgTGCTGTCAGACGATGGGGTGGGCGTCTGGCTGGGAGAGCCAGACCCTCCAGAGGAGCCTGTCACCTTGCAAGCGTCTGTTCCCCCTCACCGCCTTCGACTGGGCAgcctccgtcctcacactccttacCACATCCGGGTCGCCTGTACCAGTAGCCAGGGCCCCTCACCCTGGACCCACTGGCTTCCTGTGGAGACACCGGAGGGAG TGCCCCTGGGCCCCCCCGAGAATGTCAGCGCCATGAGGAATGGGAGCCAAGCCCTGGTGCGCTGGCAGGAGCCAAGGGCGCCCCTGCAGGGCACCCTATTGGGGTACCGGTTGGCCTACCGAGGCCAGGACACCCCCGAG GTGCTCATGGACATAGGGCTAAAAAGAGAGGTGATCCTGGAGCTGCGGGGGGACGGGACTGTCCCCAACCTGACAGTGTGTGTGGCAGCCTACACTGCCGCTGGGGATGGACCCTGGAGCCTCCCTGTGCCCCTGGAGCCCTGGCGTCCAG GACAAGGACAACCAGTCCACCAGCTGG TGAGTgagccccccgcccctgccttcTCATGGCCCTGGTGGTACGTACTGCTGGGAGCCGTTGTGGCCGCTGGTTGTGTCCTCATCTTGGCTCTGTTCCTCGTCCACCGCCGGAGGAAGGAGACCCGCTATGG AGAGGTGTTTGAACCAACAGTGGAAAGGGGTGAGCTGGTGGTCAGATACCGTGTTCGCAAGTCCTACAGTCGCCGGACCACTGAAGCCACCT TGAACAGCCTGGGCATCAGCGAAGAGCTGAAAGAGAAGCTTCGGGATGTGATGGTAGACCGGCATAAGGTAGCCCTGGGCAAGACGCTGGGAGAAG GAGAATTTGGAGCCGTGATGGAGGGCCAGCTCAACCAGGATGACTCCATCCTCAAGGTGGCTGTGAAAACAATGAAGA TTGCTATCTGTACGAGGTCGGAGCTGGAGGATTTCCTGAGTGAAGCCGTCTGCATGAAGGAATTTGACCACCCCAACGTCATGAGGCTCATtg GCGTCTGTTTCCAGGGTTCTGAACGAGAGGGCTTCCCAGCACCCGTGGTCATCTTACCTTTCATGAAACATGGAGAcctgcacagtttccttctctaTTCCCGGCTTGGGGACCAGCCAGTG TTCCTGCCCACTCAGATGCTGGTGAAGTTCATGGCAGACATCGCCAGTGGCATGGAGTATCTGAGTACCAAGAGATTCATACACCGAGACCTGGCTGCCAGGAACTGCAT GCTGAATGAgaacatgtctgtgtgtgtggcgGACTTCGGGCTGTCCAAGAAGATCTACAATGGGGACTACTACCGCCAGGGACGCATTGCCAAGATGCCCGTCAAGTGGATCGCCATTGAGAGCCTGGCTGACCGTGTCTACACCAGCAAGAGCGATGTG tGGTCCTTTGGGGTGACGATGTGGGAGATTGCCACACGGGGCCAGACCCCATATCCCGGAGTGGAGAACAGCGAGATTTACGACTACCTGTGCCAGGGAAACAGGCTGAAGCAGCCTGTGGGCTGTCTGGACGGACT GTATGCCCTAATGTCCCGGTGCTGGGAGCTAAACCCCCGGGACCGGCCGAGTTTCTCAGAGCTTCGGGAAGATCTGGAGAAGACGCTGaaggccctgccccctgcccaggaGCCCGACGAGATCCTCTATGTCAACATGGATGAGGGCGGGGGTCATCCTGAACCACTTGGAGCTGCTGGAGGAGCTGACCCCCCAACCCAGCCTGACCCTAAGGATTCCTGCAGTTGCCTCACTGCGGCTGAGGTCCATCCCGCTGGACGCTACGTCCTCTGCCCTTCTACAGCCCCTGGCCCCACCCTGCCCACCGACAGGAGCTCCTCACCTCCCCCAGGGCAGGAGGATGGAGCCTGA
- the AXL gene encoding tyrosine-protein kinase receptor UFO isoform X2 codes for MGRVPLAWCLALCCWGCVAPKGAQAETDPFVGSPRNITGARGLMGTLRCELQVQGEPPEVTWLRDGQVLELADSTQTQVPLGEDGQDDWKVVSQLRISSLQLSDAGWYQCAVVLGGKTFVSQPGFVGLEGLPYFLEEPEDRTVAANTPFNLSCRAQGPPEPVDLLWLQDAVPLTRAMSHGPQQTLRVPGLNKTSSFSCEAHNAKGVTTSRTATITVLPQRPRDLHLVSRQPTELEVAWTPGLSGIYPLTHCTLQAVLSDDGVGVWLGEPDPPEEPVTLQASVPPHRLRLGSLRPHTPYHIRVACTSSQGPSPWTHWLPVETPEGVPLGPPENVSAMRNGSQALVRWQEPRAPLQGTLLGYRLAYRGQDTPEVLMDIGLKREVILELRGDGTVPNLTVCVAAYTAAGDGPWSLPVPLEPWRPVSEPPAPAFSWPWWYVLLGAVVAAGCVLILALFLVHRRRKETRYGEVFEPTVERGELVVRYRVRKSYSRRTTEATLNSLGISEELKEKLRDVMVDRHKVALGKTLGEGEFGAVMEGQLNQDDSILKVAVKTMKIAICTRSELEDFLSEAVCMKEFDHPNVMRLIGVCFQGSEREGFPAPVVILPFMKHGDLHSFLLYSRLGDQPVFLPTQMLVKFMADIASGMEYLSTKRFIHRDLAARNCMLNENMSVCVADFGLSKKIYNGDYYRQGRIAKMPVKWIAIESLADRVYTSKSDVWSFGVTMWEIATRGQTPYPGVENSEIYDYLCQGNRLKQPVGCLDGLYALMSRCWELNPRDRPSFSELREDLEKTLKALPPAQEPDEILYVNMDEGGGHPEPLGAAGGADPPTQPDPKDSCSCLTAAEVHPAGRYVLCPSTAPGPTLPTDRSSSPPPGQEDGA; via the exons ATGGGCAGGGTCCCGCTGGCCTGGTGCTTGGCGCTGTGCTGCTGGGGATGCGTGGCCCCCAAGG GAGCACAGGCTGAGACAGACCCTTTTGTGGGGAGTCCAAGGAACATCACAGGTGCCCGGGGACTCATGGGGACCCTTCGGTGCGAACTCCAGGTTCAGGGGGAGCCCCCTGAAGTGACCTGGCTCCGGGATGGACAGGTGCTAGAGCTGGCAGACAGTACccagacccaggtgcccctgggtgaaGACGGGCAGGATGACTGGAAAGTGGTCAGCCAACTCAG AATCTCCTCCCTGCAGCTCTCAGACGCGGGGTGGTACCAGTGTGCGGTGGTCCTGGGAGGAAAAACCTTCGTGTCCCAGCCTGGCTTCGTTGGGCTGGAGG gcctgcctTACTTCCTGGAGGAGCCTGAGGACAGGACTGTGGCCGCCAACACCCCCTTCAATCTGAGCTGCCGGGCACAGGGGCCCCCAGAGCCTGTGGACCTTCTCTGGCTCCAGGATGCGGTCCCCCTGACTCGGGCCATGAGCCATGGCCCCCAGCAAACGCTTAGAGTTCCAG GCTTGAACAAGACATCTTCTTTCTCCTGCGAAGCCCATAACGCCAAGGGGGTCACCACGTCCCGCACGGCCACCATCACAG TGCTTCCCCAGCGGCCCCGTGACCTCCACCTGGTTTCCCGCCAGCCCACAGAGCTGGAGGTGGCTTGGACCCCAGGCCTGAGCGGCATCTACCCCCTCACGCACTGCACCCTGCAG gccgTGCTGTCAGACGATGGGGTGGGCGTCTGGCTGGGAGAGCCAGACCCTCCAGAGGAGCCTGTCACCTTGCAAGCGTCTGTTCCCCCTCACCGCCTTCGACTGGGCAgcctccgtcctcacactccttacCACATCCGGGTCGCCTGTACCAGTAGCCAGGGCCCCTCACCCTGGACCCACTGGCTTCCTGTGGAGACACCGGAGGGAG TGCCCCTGGGCCCCCCCGAGAATGTCAGCGCCATGAGGAATGGGAGCCAAGCCCTGGTGCGCTGGCAGGAGCCAAGGGCGCCCCTGCAGGGCACCCTATTGGGGTACCGGTTGGCCTACCGAGGCCAGGACACCCCCGAG GTGCTCATGGACATAGGGCTAAAAAGAGAGGTGATCCTGGAGCTGCGGGGGGACGGGACTGTCCCCAACCTGACAGTGTGTGTGGCAGCCTACACTGCCGCTGGGGATGGACCCTGGAGCCTCCCTGTGCCCCTGGAGCCCTGGCGTCCAG TGAGTgagccccccgcccctgccttcTCATGGCCCTGGTGGTACGTACTGCTGGGAGCCGTTGTGGCCGCTGGTTGTGTCCTCATCTTGGCTCTGTTCCTCGTCCACCGCCGGAGGAAGGAGACCCGCTATGG AGAGGTGTTTGAACCAACAGTGGAAAGGGGTGAGCTGGTGGTCAGATACCGTGTTCGCAAGTCCTACAGTCGCCGGACCACTGAAGCCACCT TGAACAGCCTGGGCATCAGCGAAGAGCTGAAAGAGAAGCTTCGGGATGTGATGGTAGACCGGCATAAGGTAGCCCTGGGCAAGACGCTGGGAGAAG GAGAATTTGGAGCCGTGATGGAGGGCCAGCTCAACCAGGATGACTCCATCCTCAAGGTGGCTGTGAAAACAATGAAGA TTGCTATCTGTACGAGGTCGGAGCTGGAGGATTTCCTGAGTGAAGCCGTCTGCATGAAGGAATTTGACCACCCCAACGTCATGAGGCTCATtg GCGTCTGTTTCCAGGGTTCTGAACGAGAGGGCTTCCCAGCACCCGTGGTCATCTTACCTTTCATGAAACATGGAGAcctgcacagtttccttctctaTTCCCGGCTTGGGGACCAGCCAGTG TTCCTGCCCACTCAGATGCTGGTGAAGTTCATGGCAGACATCGCCAGTGGCATGGAGTATCTGAGTACCAAGAGATTCATACACCGAGACCTGGCTGCCAGGAACTGCAT GCTGAATGAgaacatgtctgtgtgtgtggcgGACTTCGGGCTGTCCAAGAAGATCTACAATGGGGACTACTACCGCCAGGGACGCATTGCCAAGATGCCCGTCAAGTGGATCGCCATTGAGAGCCTGGCTGACCGTGTCTACACCAGCAAGAGCGATGTG tGGTCCTTTGGGGTGACGATGTGGGAGATTGCCACACGGGGCCAGACCCCATATCCCGGAGTGGAGAACAGCGAGATTTACGACTACCTGTGCCAGGGAAACAGGCTGAAGCAGCCTGTGGGCTGTCTGGACGGACT GTATGCCCTAATGTCCCGGTGCTGGGAGCTAAACCCCCGGGACCGGCCGAGTTTCTCAGAGCTTCGGGAAGATCTGGAGAAGACGCTGaaggccctgccccctgcccaggaGCCCGACGAGATCCTCTATGTCAACATGGATGAGGGCGGGGGTCATCCTGAACCACTTGGAGCTGCTGGAGGAGCTGACCCCCCAACCCAGCCTGACCCTAAGGATTCCTGCAGTTGCCTCACTGCGGCTGAGGTCCATCCCGCTGGACGCTACGTCCTCTGCCCTTCTACAGCCCCTGGCCCCACCCTGCCCACCGACAGGAGCTCCTCACCTCCCCCAGGGCAGGAGGATGGAGCCTGA